One window from the genome of [Clostridium] celerecrescens 18A encodes:
- a CDS encoding beta-mannosidase, translated as MRKTQSLNGIWEWHSQGASHDAVYTGEVPGTVISHMLEHKLIEDPYWRCNEYAVRELMANEYLYKRSFTVTEEDLEFSRAELVCDGLDTIATICINGCLVAETRDMHRTYRFPVREYLQKGRNRIEVLFHSPLDFVRKEDEENDIFYASTGCIHGNAALRKAHYMFGWDWGPQLPDMGIFRDIAIEYFSEAKIQDVHIRQEHEGSGRVGLKFEIKISQLSHNEERLENRQTWFTETEITDPEGRLVSRTVRNSGEWQYEETIPEPRIWWPNGLGEHPLYRVNIRLLDEAGTCHDAYGCRIGLRTVTVSTDKNKNGNEFAITVNGIKIFTMGANYIPEDNILTRVSKERTARLIKDCAAANFNCLRVWGGGYYPDNYFYDKCDEEGILIWQDLMFGCNVYALNDTFEEDIVEETKDNVRRLRHHACLALWCGNNEMEWGWADEWARLKGHHPRYKADYTKIFEYILPRAIRACDDTTFFWPSSPSSGGAFDNPNATNRGDQHYWEVWHSGKPFTEYGDFSFCSEYGFQSFPHSKTIASFTLPEDRNIFSRVMESHQKNPAANGKILNYIADYFLYPKDTDSLAYISQILQLKAIEYGVEHWRRKRGQCMGSLYWQLNDCWPVASWASIDYYGRWKALHYGARRFYAPFTISIGEEKELSPHVSYYVHNDTREEQQCRAEILLMDREFRVLWEESWEGELPALSVLQCIETDFSSWTDDEALCSSAFSVFRLYRGVELLAERTVLFVKPKHFEYNAPAYDVLVSESEHSFDITVKASCFCQYVELYFKDYDAVFSDNFFDITSPEGVTVHVSKKDFKDQMSPSLLKENLVVRSVADSYES; from the coding sequence ATGCGAAAAACACAATCATTAAATGGAATTTGGGAATGGCATTCCCAAGGAGCCTCCCACGATGCCGTATATACGGGTGAAGTGCCGGGAACGGTGATCAGCCATATGCTGGAACATAAGCTGATCGAGGATCCTTATTGGAGATGCAATGAATATGCTGTCCGGGAACTGATGGCAAATGAATATCTTTATAAGAGAAGCTTTACGGTGACAGAAGAGGATCTGGAATTTTCCCGCGCAGAACTAGTCTGCGACGGGCTTGATACCATTGCCACCATCTGCATCAACGGCTGTCTGGTTGCGGAGACCAGGGATATGCACAGAACCTACCGTTTCCCTGTAAGAGAGTACTTACAGAAAGGGAGAAACCGGATAGAGGTCTTATTTCACTCCCCGCTGGACTTTGTAAGAAAAGAGGATGAGGAAAATGATATCTTCTATGCCTCCACCGGATGCATTCACGGAAATGCGGCACTTCGCAAGGCTCATTATATGTTTGGATGGGACTGGGGTCCCCAGCTTCCGGATATGGGAATCTTCCGGGATATAGCCATCGAATATTTCAGCGAAGCAAAAATCCAGGATGTCCATATCCGGCAGGAGCATGAAGGCAGTGGCAGAGTAGGATTGAAATTTGAGATAAAAATCAGTCAACTATCCCATAATGAAGAGAGACTGGAGAACAGGCAAACATGGTTTACCGAGACTGAAATTACAGATCCGGAAGGCAGGCTTGTATCCAGGACAGTCCGTAACAGCGGAGAATGGCAGTATGAAGAGACCATTCCAGAGCCCCGGATATGGTGGCCCAACGGTTTGGGAGAGCATCCCTTATACAGGGTGAACATCCGCCTGCTGGATGAGGCGGGAACCTGCCATGATGCCTATGGGTGCCGGATCGGCCTTCGGACCGTGACCGTTAGTACGGATAAAAATAAAAACGGAAACGAATTTGCCATTACGGTAAACGGAATAAAAATATTTACCATGGGTGCGAATTATATCCCGGAAGATAATATTTTAACAAGGGTGTCAAAGGAAAGGACTGCACGGTTAATCAAAGACTGTGCTGCTGCAAACTTCAATTGTTTAAGAGTATGGGGCGGAGGTTATTACCCTGATAATTATTTTTATGATAAATGCGATGAAGAAGGAATATTAATCTGGCAGGACCTGATGTTTGGATGCAATGTCTATGCATTAAACGACACGTTTGAAGAGGACATTGTGGAAGAAACTAAGGACAATGTCCGCCGTTTAAGACACCATGCTTGTCTGGCCCTGTGGTGCGGAAATAATGAAATGGAATGGGGCTGGGCAGATGAGTGGGCAAGGCTGAAAGGCCATCACCCCAGATATAAAGCGGACTATACAAAAATCTTTGAATATATTCTTCCCAGGGCAATTAGAGCCTGTGATGACACTACCTTTTTCTGGCCATCGTCACCGTCTTCAGGAGGAGCCTTTGACAATCCCAATGCGACCAACCGGGGGGATCAGCATTACTGGGAGGTCTGGCATTCCGGAAAGCCATTTACGGAATATGGGGATTTCAGCTTTTGCTCAGAATACGGATTCCAATCCTTTCCACACAGCAAGACCATAGCCTCCTTCACCCTGCCAGAGGACCGGAATATTTTCAGCAGGGTCATGGAATCCCACCAGAAAAATCCGGCGGCTAATGGGAAGATTTTAAACTACATCGCAGATTACTTCCTTTATCCTAAGGATACGGATTCTCTCGCATATATCTCCCAGATCCTTCAGTTAAAGGCTATTGAGTATGGAGTGGAACACTGGAGAAGAAAACGGGGGCAATGCATGGGCTCTCTTTACTGGCAGCTTAATGACTGCTGGCCGGTGGCCTCCTGGGCGAGCATTGACTATTACGGACGCTGGAAAGCGCTCCACTACGGAGCACGCAGGTTTTATGCGCCTTTTACCATTTCCATCGGTGAGGAGAAGGAACTCTCTCCTCATGTTTCCTACTACGTTCATAATGATACCAGGGAGGAACAGCAGTGCAGAGCGGAAATCCTTCTTATGGACCGTGAGTTCAGGGTATTATGGGAAGAATCATGGGAAGGGGAGCTGCCGGCGTTGTCGGTATTACAGTGCATAGAAACGGATTTTTCCTCATGGACTGATGATGAGGCCCTTTGTTCTTCTGCTTTTTCCGTATTCCGGCTATACAGGGGAGTAGAACTGCTTGCGGAACGGACGGTGCTGTTTGTAAAACCAAAGCATTTTGAATATAATGCCCCGGCTTATGATGTTTTGGTTTCAGAGTCAGAGCATAGCTTTGATATTACGGTAAAGGCTTCCTGTTTCTGTCAGTATGTAGAGCTTTATTTTAAAGACTATGATGCTGTTTTCTCTGATAATTTTTTTGATATCACTTCGCCGGAAGGAGTTACGGTTCACGTAAGCAAAAAAGACTTTAAAGACCAGATGAGCCCAAGCCTGTTGAAAGAAAACCTGGTGGTGCGAAGTGTGGCTGACAGTTATGAAAGCTGA
- a CDS encoding DUF4194 domain-containing protein: MTYEESAGIISQIPYFDALGQGEKEEVRAGLRLLLQQTFVLEHKYDKRTNRFAYNPEFKICNKHLEFIRAYLAVSGVSVLENSQLGIIYIQGENTVGDKLPKLATLYLLILKLIYDEQMAAVSTSVNIYTTLSEIHEKLGSYRLFKKQPSPTEIRRAITLLKKYQILEPLDILEDLDGDSRMIIYPSINVVLFGDDVRALLEALGEGDDDDDESEI, translated from the coding sequence ATGACCTATGAAGAAAGTGCTGGCATCATCAGCCAGATTCCATATTTTGACGCTTTGGGACAGGGAGAAAAGGAAGAGGTAAGAGCAGGTTTAAGGCTTCTTCTGCAGCAGACCTTTGTTCTGGAGCATAAGTACGACAAGCGCACTAACCGGTTTGCCTATAATCCGGAATTTAAAATCTGCAACAAACATCTGGAATTTATCCGGGCCTATCTGGCAGTCAGCGGAGTATCTGTTCTGGAAAACAGCCAGCTGGGCATTATTTATATCCAGGGAGAGAACACGGTGGGAGACAAGCTTCCCAAACTGGCCACCCTTTATTTACTGATCTTAAAACTGATCTATGATGAGCAGATGGCGGCAGTTTCCACCAGTGTCAACATTTACACCACATTAAGCGAGATCCATGAAAAGCTGGGAAGTTACCGTTTGTTTAAGAAACAGCCTTCACCGACGGAAATCCGCAGGGCAATTACATTGTTAAAAAAGTATCAGATATTGGAGCCACTGGATATTTTGGAGGACCTAGATGGGGACAGCCGTATGATCATCTATCCCAGCATCAATGTGGTATTGTTTGGAGATGACGTGCGGGCCCTGTTAGAAGCACTTGGAGAAGGAGACGATGACGATGACGAATCAGAAATTTGA
- a CDS encoding carbohydrate ABC transporter permease, whose translation MKGRNATQRDFINGLLFSSPWILGFLAFSVYPLISSLYYSLTKFNAVTAPQWVGLDNFKDIFSDPLVWKSLGNTLFMAFVSTPINLFVALLLASIVCADFKGRGFVRTAFFLPSVIPMVAATMVWIWMFDPTYGYINNVLSWFGISGPAWLMDAHYTKWALVLMGTWNTGTMMLVCMSALQSVPKSYYESAEIDGAGKVSRFFYITVPCIAHVLVYQAILSTINAFQYFQQVYIIITANAGVKGGSAAGGPENSILMYPLYVFHNAFTYLKMGKASAMAWLLFVVVAILTVIMTKVTRKATENAGGE comes from the coding sequence ATGAAGGGACGAAACGCGACACAGCGGGATTTTATAAATGGGCTGCTGTTTTCATCTCCGTGGATTCTGGGCTTTCTGGCTTTTAGTGTATATCCACTGATAAGCTCTCTGTATTACAGCCTTACAAAGTTTAATGCCGTAACAGCTCCGCAGTGGGTGGGACTTGATAATTTCAAAGACATCTTTAGTGATCCTCTTGTTTGGAAGAGCTTGGGAAATACCTTATTTATGGCCTTTGTATCTACGCCCATCAACCTGTTCGTAGCGCTGCTTCTGGCCAGCATCGTATGCGCCGATTTTAAGGGGCGGGGGTTTGTCAGGACAGCATTTTTCCTGCCTTCCGTAATCCCCATGGTTGCGGCGACTATGGTATGGATCTGGATGTTTGACCCTACCTACGGTTACATCAATAACGTATTGAGCTGGTTTGGAATCAGCGGACCGGCATGGCTTATGGATGCCCATTATACCAAGTGGGCGCTGGTTCTCATGGGAACGTGGAACACCGGTACCATGATGCTGGTCTGTATGTCAGCTTTGCAGTCCGTGCCTAAAAGTTACTATGAATCAGCCGAGATCGACGGAGCCGGAAAGGTTTCCAGGTTTTTCTATATCACAGTACCATGCATTGCTCATGTTCTTGTGTATCAGGCCATTCTAAGCACCATAAATGCATTCCAGTATTTCCAGCAGGTATATATCATTATTACTGCAAATGCCGGAGTAAAAGGCGGAAGTGCCGCAGGCGGCCCTGAGAATTCCATTCTCATGTATCCGCTGTATGTATTCCATAATGCATTTACCTATTTAAAGATGGGTAAGGCTTCGGCAATGGCGTGGCTGCTGTTTGTCGTTGTTGCGATTCTGACGGTAATTATGACAAAGGTAACAAGAAAAGCAACAGAAAATGCCGGAGGTGAATAA
- a CDS encoding carbohydrate ABC transporter permease translates to MKKYISKVLFFAMVAVLALIFISPFMVMLLTSFKTNNDAFTIPVRLFPREWVKENYPAAFAAIPYFKYMGNTVFITAISLIGQLLVTPMVAYSLVKIRWKGADIISGLVMATMMIPITVTMVPLYKIYSKLGLTNTYIPLILPAFFGKAYYIVIVRQFFAGIPNSLIEAGKIDGATEFQRYYKIALPLCKPVLTTIGIYAFLDAWSDYLYPLIFITKPRMYTLSLGLQQYMSEYSIDWSRLMAAAVVFVLPVIVCFAVFQKNFVEGIATSGLKA, encoded by the coding sequence ATGAAGAAATATATAAGCAAAGTTTTATTTTTTGCTATGGTTGCTGTACTGGCTTTGATTTTCATATCACCCTTTATGGTAATGTTGCTCACTTCGTTCAAAACCAACAACGATGCGTTCACCATTCCGGTAAGGCTGTTTCCCCGTGAATGGGTGAAGGAAAACTATCCGGCAGCCTTTGCAGCAATCCCATATTTTAAGTACATGGGAAATACAGTGTTTATCACGGCCATTTCACTCATAGGCCAGCTTCTGGTCACACCTATGGTTGCATATTCACTGGTGAAAATCAGATGGAAAGGTGCTGACATCATCTCAGGCCTGGTCATGGCGACGATGATGATACCCATAACAGTTACCATGGTGCCTTTGTATAAGATTTATTCGAAGCTGGGACTTACCAATACATACATTCCCCTGATCCTGCCTGCATTTTTTGGAAAGGCATATTATATTGTTATTGTCCGGCAGTTTTTTGCAGGCATTCCCAACAGCCTGATTGAGGCGGGGAAGATCGACGGTGCCACAGAATTCCAGCGTTATTATAAAATCGCACTTCCCCTTTGTAAACCGGTTTTGACTACTATTGGGATATATGCTTTTTTAGATGCGTGGAGTGATTATTTGTATCCTTTGATTTTTATAACAAAGCCACGTATGTATACCCTTTCTCTGGGGCTCCAGCAGTATATGAGTGAGTATTCCATAGACTGGTCGAGGCTGATGGCGGCGGCAGTTGTATTTGTTCTTCCGGTCATTGTATGCTTCGCGGTTTTCCAGAAAAACTTTGTGGAAGGAATTGCAACCAGTGGCTTAAAGGCGTAA
- a CDS encoding ATP-binding protein, whose amino-acid sequence MTNQKFEALSRILLNNWHYISRKTLSFHQGINFFTGHSGSGKSTVIDAMQILLYANTDGRGFFNKAAADDSDRSLIEYLRGMVNIGENNEFAYLRNQNFSTTIVLELKRSDTGECQCVGIVFDVETTTNEISRKFFWHKGPLWENGYRTGSRTMTIQEVSAYLQTIYPKDDYFATSHNERFRRQLYDVYLGGLDSEKFPLLFKRAIPFRMNIKLEDFVKEYICMEHDIHIEDMQESVMQYGRMRKKIEDTVVEIGYLNGMREKFSAVREKEAEISQNTYFFRKMEILDYQARIQALTDKSRLARVDLDRQEGQRAALEGQMEDLTRQGNELLGRISSTGYEDLKNQLDSAKELSNHLNKSVTKWSQTGERLKEWIDEEATSNQTIWDIEEFEKNTIDEEKLIRLKKSISEMRKETEEAQKEAEVILRDIRKKERQTSEELAQLKAGNKAYPKYLERARSIIQQRLLEETGKAVEVHVLADLLDIRDETWRNAVEGYLGNNKLSLVVAPAYAEAAMAAYGELDRAEYFNVAVLDTEKVGQNSYEVVKDGLAEEVTVRETYLQPYIDLLLGRVVKCRNLEELRRSRIGVTPDCMLYHTFRLQHMNPDNYTKFAYIGKDSVRRRIRLLEKNLVSMEEEKKPQEQVLKECKRILSMEGLGEDTGVYLEWQQDMEAFKDKEKEIRRLEQKFEKLKAQDVEEWVKEREAILQLCDRKRAEQSAVAELIFGINSEIERFRRESLQLQEELVSKEREFETVEELEAKVKEILESRENCRYDRLKNEFFGECRKSEEARDQAFQALVGSRGEYARKYPNRNFSLTAKDNGEYDRLLETMECGNLEEYKKMAAEQAKSAVLHFKDDFMFKIRSAIRDALLRKDELNKIISRLDFGKDKYQFVIGRNKGPDGRYYDMFMDNSLEVNPACLTDSLDNQMNLFTMEHENQYGEIINDLINIFIPPENATPEEMEEAKRNMDKYADYRTYLSFDMQQIIQNEDEVIKIRLSKMIKKNSGGEGQNPLYVALLASFAQAYRISMSPKIQRNPTLRLVVLDEAFSKMDAEKVASCIELIRGLGFQAIISATNDKIQNYVENVDKTFVFANPNKKSISIQEFERESFPELMRELDEGELDEEELDENLEFQEF is encoded by the coding sequence ATGACGAATCAGAAATTTGAGGCTCTGTCCCGGATACTCCTTAATAACTGGCATTATATCAGCCGGAAAACCCTATCCTTTCACCAGGGGATCAACTTCTTTACCGGACATTCCGGCAGCGGAAAGTCTACGGTTATTGATGCCATGCAGATTCTTCTTTACGCCAATACTGACGGCCGGGGATTCTTTAATAAAGCAGCGGCCGATGATTCCGACCGCAGTCTTATTGAATATCTGCGCGGTATGGTGAATATCGGTGAGAATAATGAATTTGCCTATTTGCGGAACCAGAACTTTTCCACTACCATTGTGTTGGAACTGAAACGGTCGGATACGGGAGAATGCCAGTGCGTTGGGATTGTCTTTGATGTGGAGACGACCACCAATGAAATATCCAGAAAATTCTTCTGGCACAAAGGCCCTCTTTGGGAAAACGGCTACCGTACCGGATCCAGGACCATGACCATTCAGGAAGTGTCTGCTTATTTACAGACCATTTACCCCAAAGACGATTATTTTGCAACCTCCCATAACGAACGGTTCCGCAGGCAGTTGTATGATGTATACTTAGGCGGTCTTGATTCGGAAAAATTCCCCCTTTTATTCAAACGTGCCATTCCCTTCCGCATGAATATCAAGCTGGAGGATTTTGTAAAGGAATACATCTGCATGGAGCATGACATCCATATCGAGGACATGCAGGAAAGCGTCATGCAGTACGGTCGGATGCGAAAAAAGATCGAAGACACAGTGGTTGAGATCGGATATTTAAATGGGATGAGGGAAAAGTTCTCTGCAGTTCGTGAAAAAGAAGCGGAGATAAGCCAAAATACATATTTCTTCCGCAAGATGGAAATTCTGGATTATCAGGCAAGGATCCAGGCATTAACGGATAAGTCCAGGCTGGCCAGGGTGGATTTGGACCGTCAGGAAGGCCAGCGGGCAGCGTTGGAAGGGCAGATGGAAGATCTGACCAGACAGGGAAATGAGCTTCTAGGACGGATTTCTTCCACAGGCTATGAGGATCTAAAGAATCAGCTGGACTCTGCGAAGGAACTATCAAACCATTTAAATAAGAGCGTTACCAAATGGTCTCAGACAGGGGAGCGGCTAAAGGAATGGATCGACGAAGAAGCTACCTCCAATCAGACCATATGGGACATAGAAGAATTTGAAAAGAATACCATTGATGAGGAGAAGTTAATCCGCCTGAAAAAATCCATTTCCGAGATGAGAAAGGAAACGGAAGAAGCTCAAAAAGAGGCAGAAGTAATTCTTCGGGATATCCGGAAAAAAGAGCGCCAGACAAGTGAAGAACTGGCTCAGTTAAAGGCTGGAAATAAGGCATATCCAAAATATTTGGAACGTGCCCGGTCCATCATCCAGCAGCGGCTTTTGGAGGAAACCGGCAAGGCGGTGGAGGTCCATGTGCTTGCAGACCTTCTGGACATCAGGGATGAGACCTGGAGAAATGCGGTAGAAGGCTATCTGGGCAATAATAAGCTGTCCCTGGTAGTGGCTCCGGCTTATGCAGAAGCAGCCATGGCTGCTTACGGGGAACTGGACAGGGCAGAATATTTTAATGTGGCAGTTCTGGATACGGAAAAAGTAGGGCAGAATTCCTATGAAGTAGTGAAAGATGGTCTTGCCGAAGAGGTTACGGTAAGGGAGACTTATCTACAGCCGTACATTGACCTGCTTTTGGGCAGGGTCGTCAAGTGCAGGAACTTGGAAGAGCTGCGCCGCAGCCGCATTGGAGTGACCCCTGACTGCATGCTGTACCATACGTTCCGCCTGCAGCATATGAATCCCGATAATTATACCAAATTTGCATATATCGGAAAGGACAGCGTCAGGAGAAGGATCCGGCTGCTGGAAAAGAACCTGGTTTCCATGGAAGAGGAGAAAAAGCCTCAGGAACAGGTGTTAAAGGAATGCAAGCGTATCTTATCCATGGAGGGCTTAGGAGAGGATACGGGCGTTTACCTGGAATGGCAGCAGGATATGGAGGCCTTTAAGGATAAGGAAAAAGAGATCAGACGGCTGGAGCAGAAGTTTGAAAAGCTGAAGGCCCAGGATGTAGAAGAATGGGTGAAGGAAAGGGAAGCCATCTTACAGCTCTGCGATAGAAAGAGGGCGGAGCAGAGTGCAGTCGCAGAACTGATTTTTGGCATCAACAGTGAGATCGAACGGTTCCGCAGAGAATCCCTGCAGCTGCAGGAAGAACTGGTTTCAAAGGAACGGGAATTTGAAACCGTTGAGGAGCTGGAAGCTAAGGTGAAAGAAATTTTGGAAAGCAGAGAAAACTGCCGGTATGACCGCCTTAAGAATGAATTCTTCGGAGAATGCAGGAAGTCAGAAGAAGCCCGTGATCAGGCATTCCAGGCTCTTGTAGGCTCCAGAGGTGAGTACGCCAGAAAGTATCCCAATCGGAATTTCTCCCTGACAGCAAAGGATAATGGGGAATATGACCGCCTTCTCGAGACCATGGAGTGCGGAAATCTGGAAGAATATAAAAAGATGGCTGCCGAACAGGCAAAGTCTGCAGTTCTTCATTTTAAGGATGACTTTATGTTCAAGATCCGAAGCGCCATAAGGGATGCGCTTTTACGAAAAGATGAGCTGAACAAAATCATCAGCAGGCTGGATTTCGGTAAGGATAAATATCAGTTTGTCATTGGAAGAAATAAAGGGCCTGATGGGAGATATTATGACATGTTCATGGACAATTCCCTGGAGGTAAATCCCGCCTGTCTTACGGATTCCCTGGATAACCAGATGAACTTATTCACCATGGAGCACGAGAATCAGTACGGAGAAATCATCAATGACTTAATAAACATCTTCATCCCGCCGGAGAACGCTACACCGGAGGAGATGGAAGAGGCCAAGCGGAACATGGATAAGTATGCGGATTACCGGACGTATCTATCCTTTGATATGCAGCAGATCATCCAGAACGAGGATGAGGTTATTAAGATCCGTTTAAGCAAAATGATCAAAAAGAATTCCGGCGGAGAGGGGCAGAACCCTCTCTACGTAGCCCTATTGGCCAGCTTTGCCCAGGCTTACCGGATCAGCATGTCTCCAAAGATACAGAGAAATCCCACCCTCCGCCTGGTGGTACTTGATGAGGCGTTTTCCAAGATGGATGCGGAGAAGGTGGCAAGCTGCATTGAGCTGATCCGGGGACTGGGCTTCCAGGCCATTATCAGCGCAACCAACGATAAGATTCAGAATTATGTGGAGAATGTGGACAAGACCTTTGTATTCGCCAATCCAAATAAGAAGTCCATATCCATTCAGGAATTTGAGCGGGAAAGCTTTCCGGAACTGATGCGGGAGCTTGATGAAGGGGAGCTCGACGAGGAAGAACTTGATGAAAACCTTGAATTTCAGGAATTCTGA
- a CDS encoding ABC transporter substrate-binding protein: MKRAIRIIMAAGMAALAVTGCGSGSQTQTTTAQTTAAGGETTSGETSAPAENKEAQVITFWYNNTGDEAAVYEKAISEYNASQSNYKVEGLSVTDAQKVIVAMSSNESPDVIKISNQTVVQYQKNGLLENLQPYADKESFDSSIYSEQAMNANTIDRNIYALPLDAYTIQMYYNKELLKEAGYTEPPKTMEEMYEMAVKATKVDGSGNIEVLGYPLFPYASARQELIYGFGGRWWDEDSNVTPDNAGILDSLNMNVKYRNQFGGKALDGFIGTANTNRYTEQDMFFQGKQLFRLDGSWLPTMMKNFNSTVDYGITLIPGTQANPELRGISRYETDSVAVPAMAKNKDGAWDFTKWLCSQEGAKIIDLGTGNLPAVKALYDDADIKAVPGFTEFIDALKQEKGIQYPVMADYDEYISMINAALDTVYSGSKTPEEALKALAGQSANLK; the protein is encoded by the coding sequence ATGAAAAGAGCAATTCGTATTATCATGGCTGCAGGTATGGCTGCATTGGCGGTCACAGGCTGCGGAAGCGGTTCCCAGACACAGACCACCACCGCACAGACGACTGCGGCAGGCGGGGAGACAACCAGCGGGGAAACATCTGCTCCGGCAGAAAACAAGGAAGCACAGGTGATCACTTTCTGGTACAACAACACAGGGGATGAAGCGGCTGTCTATGAAAAAGCCATCAGTGAGTACAACGCTTCCCAGAGCAACTATAAGGTGGAAGGATTAAGCGTTACGGATGCACAGAAAGTAATTGTTGCAATGAGCAGCAACGAATCTCCTGATGTCATCAAAATAAGCAACCAGACCGTGGTGCAGTATCAGAAGAATGGCTTGCTGGAAAACCTACAGCCATATGCAGACAAGGAATCCTTTGATTCCTCCATTTATTCAGAGCAGGCTATGAATGCAAATACCATTGACAGAAACATCTATGCCCTTCCCCTTGATGCATATACCATCCAGATGTATTACAACAAGGAACTGCTGAAGGAAGCCGGATATACCGAACCGCCAAAAACCATGGAAGAGATGTATGAGATGGCAGTAAAGGCTACGAAGGTAGATGGCAGCGGAAATATTGAGGTGCTTGGATATCCCCTATTCCCATATGCTTCTGCCAGACAGGAGCTGATCTATGGTTTTGGTGGAAGATGGTGGGATGAGGATTCTAATGTCACTCCTGATAACGCAGGCATTTTAGACAGTCTTAATATGAACGTAAAATACAGAAATCAGTTTGGCGGAAAAGCTCTTGATGGGTTTATCGGTACGGCAAATACAAACCGCTATACAGAACAGGATATGTTCTTCCAGGGCAAGCAGTTGTTCCGTCTTGACGGTTCCTGGCTGCCGACCATGATGAAAAATTTTAATTCCACCGTTGATTACGGCATTACCCTGATTCCTGGCACACAGGCAAATCCGGAGCTGAGAGGAATCAGCCGCTATGAGACTGACTCTGTAGCAGTACCGGCAATGGCTAAGAATAAAGATGGTGCCTGGGACTTTACAAAATGGCTCTGCAGTCAGGAAGGTGCCAAGATCATTGACCTTGGAACCGGTAATCTTCCGGCTGTAAAAGCATTATACGATGATGCTGATATCAAGGCGGTTCCTGGATTTACAGAATTTATTGACGCTCTGAAGCAGGAAAAGGGTATTCAGTACCCGGTAATGGCAGATTATGATGAATACATATCCATGATCAATGCAGCACTTGATACCGTATACTCAGGGTCAAAGACTCCTGAAGAGGCTCTGAAAGCTCTTGCAGGACAAAGCGCTAATTTAAAATAA
- a CDS encoding helix-turn-helix transcriptional regulator — translation MGYVSDNLNLLSDIAKCIAMQFGENCEVVLHDLTLPYDQTIVAIWNGHVTGRKVGDGGTNAGLEILKGSASPDDQYSYVNATPTGRILRSSSKYFRDEYGKVNGSLCINLDITDMIKCENTLRTFTCSSSQALTQTPELFVGNVDELLEIMMKEAINMTGKSVGNLTKEEKVSVVHTLDDKGFFLIKKAAEKLADFLGLSRYSIYNYLNESH, via the coding sequence ATGGGATATGTTTCTGATAACCTGAACCTGTTGTCTGACATTGCTAAATGCATTGCGATGCAATTCGGAGAAAACTGTGAAGTGGTTTTGCATGACCTTACCCTGCCATATGACCAGACAATCGTCGCCATCTGGAATGGGCATGTGACCGGAAGAAAAGTCGGAGATGGCGGCACCAATGCGGGATTAGAGATCTTAAAGGGATCCGCATCACCGGATGACCAGTACAGCTATGTCAACGCCACACCTACCGGCCGGATCTTACGTTCTTCCAGCAAGTACTTCCGTGACGAATATGGAAAAGTGAACGGAAGCTTGTGCATTAATTTAGATATTACAGATATGATTAAATGTGAAAATACCTTACGGACCTTTACCTGTTCCAGCTCCCAGGCTCTTACCCAGACTCCGGAGCTGTTTGTGGGGAATGTTGATGAACTGCTTGAAATCATGATGAAAGAAGCCATAAACATGACCGGAAAATCCGTGGGGAATTTGACAAAAGAAGAAAAGGTGTCTGTTGTCCACACCTTGGACGATAAGGGATTCTTCCTGATTAAAAAAGCGGCTGAAAAGCTGGCTGACTTTTTGGGACTATCCAGATACAGCATCTATAACTATCTGAACGAAAGCCATTAG